tcaaatgcgacGGCATGTCGCCGACGACTGCTTGACTTGCTTTTACAGTGAGTCGTgatcgcgtcgcatcgctcgtcgcgtttactctggcggcaCCTTATACATATACCTCTGGCtgcatatttcaattttattgaaaacaaaatttccaattttaccGTTTACGGAATATTACAATTACAATCCTGAACCTGTATTTTGTTTGCTCGGATACCAATAGTTCAGTTATGACTACACATGTCACAGACCTCACTTTCTTGTAGCTCCCTTTTCGTATCTCACTCACTATGCGGATCACTGCCATTCTCATCTCCCAAAGTTCTGTTTACAATCGCGTCGTATTTTCTGGCTTCGATGTCGATAATGGAATCCAAGatctaaaaagtttgttttacgGTATTTTTGTAGTGAACATTTATATTCAAACATAAATTGTCCACTGGCGGCGATGCAGTGTGTCGAACGTGTATGACCAACgtggaaaagcgccagcaagcTGATTTCGTATTTTCTGAGTTGGGCGATGCACTCAGCGAACATAATCGCCGATCACGCTGGTGTTGAGGTGGAGTGAAACGAGTGAAGTCAGTCTATGTCGATATAATTAAGTTCAGCTTCATGAAAATGTTTTCACAAATTTATTTAAACgaactgattcaaattttgaaaatttgatccATTTTCCAATCGATATTAAACTTTAAATCtgacaaataataacaataccaACACTCAAAACTTCGACTTGTAATTTTATTCCCCCCCTAAATGAACCCCTGATGGTATGTGCTGCATCAATGCATTTTGCAAAGAAATACTTTCATTTAATATATAGCTTTACAAATTGAGCTCATATGATTGGCATTAGGCACATACTTTTGAATGGTTTATTAATGCATTACAAATAATTTTAGGTGttatgttggtcaaactgcttgaccgtgtgtacgttccataaattaaatgaatgtgATTTTAAAAATGGGCGATTATAATACATacatttttattgctctttttctttggTGAATAATCATACCTATGAAACTAATTAAAATTACCCTTTTGGATTTTGAACTTCGACCAATGGGGATGTGAGgacttaatttattttaaatatggtCTGTTTTATATGTACTGTACATTGTAATGTATACTCTTTTAAGTTTCCTGAAGAAGGTGACCTCAACTATAGCGACTTTTGATTATTATTATCTTGATTAATGAGATTTCCGGCCATAGGCGGTTCATTTCGTGACCTTTGAGTTGTTACATAAAATTTCTTCGTTTTTTCCTTGTACTCAAGGGGAATAATGGAAGATGCATCGCATAAAAATATCAAGGAACaactctgccgtaatctgaaaaagtgacgtttgcgccattttacaacatacatgttttccattttctgttaaagagtacgatgagtactactcgttaacatcatttttggaaaatggcgtatatgtCACTtcgccagattacggcagaactATGCTTGGACGTTTTTACATAGCCCAACAACaatttcaattgtttacaataaTTATACTTcttgtttgaatttcattttGATATATATCGGACAGATTTATCAGGATGACAGCCTGCCTTCAGTTATTTGTAACGATTGCTTCAAAAACCTCCAAATGTTAGTCGCCTTCGTAAATACCATCCGTTCTACCGACAATAAGTTACGTGAGCTCTGTAAAGTGGAGCTAGGCCAAGATATTACTTCCACGGAAATCAATAACGAAATGTCTCAGtttgtaattttaaaaattgaaccaGTGGAAAATATAATTGAGGAATCATACGCCGAAGTTGAATCCGTGAGTCATACTTCTGAACCAGGGAGCTTAACAAATGAAGAGCTAGTTAACgaaacttgcgaaattgtagtCTCAGATTATGTAATGCTTAAACCGGATGATGATGTCGATTGGAATGAAACTGTTGATGAGATAGAATATGCTGCAAAATGCAAACCAAAGCGAAGCATGAAACCGTTGCTTAAGAAAAAGCCTGTTCAAAGTGAAGATGAATTGAAACGCAAAGAGCGAACCCTGTATACGGTTATCAAAATTCCGCCACGTAGCCATGTTTGTTGTGGCTGTTTGCAAATATTCACTTGCGCTGAAGATTTGGAAGTCCATCGTCAGACAAATCATGTTTGGAAAAAAGAGAGCCTAACGAAACCTAGCGAAAAAGTACTTTGCAACGGTTGCCTACGCAAGTACGACTCGACGTATGGTGTGAACAGACACAAAAAGCGCGTCCGGGCGTTAAAAAAGATTTGGGAATGTAAACAATGCAATCTTCGATTGAAAGTCCCCGGCAAACGGCGGGAGCATCTTAAAACCCACACAGACGATGATCACGTTACCGTGATATCACAATTCAAGGAAAATATAAAACAGGAACTTGGTTGGATCTGCTGCGCTCTGAAATGTGGTAAATCATTTTACATCTGAAGCGGAAATGATCGCTCATGCGCACGCATCCCACTGGATCGACAAGCAGCAAGCAAACCTAGAGTCCGGACATTTGCCAGAACAATGTCAGGTCTGCTACCGACGATTTTCCAATAAAGTTCGGCTAACCAGCCATCAGAGACGGGTTTACCGTCAAAAGAACATGGAGTGCCCTCATTGTGATGAAAAGTTCTCATCTACTGTTCTACTGAATAGGCACGAATTAAATGAACATGGCATCGGTACCGTTCAATGTGAGATTTGCGAAAAGACTTATTCTAATAAGTACACCTTGAGTAAGCACATAGAACACATGCATACAAATGACAATATCCATCAGGTTAGCAAAAATATTAATTctcattcttccaaaaattaatTGTTAATATCACTTAACCTTGCAGTGTAATGTTTGCGGTTTAACATTCAGACAGAGTGGTGGCTTGAAGAAACATATGTTGAATCATATAGACGATCGGGAGTACGAATGCAAGGTAAGAAAACAATACACCTCGCAGTCATTTCAAAGTTATTTGATTTGAGAACTTTTTGTTTGAACAGATATGCTCAAAAACGTTCAAAGCGAAATTGAACTTGCAACATCATATGCGAATTCACACAGGTGAACGTCCGTATAAATGTAGGTATTGCGACCATGCCTTCGCTCATCATACCAACTGTAGGAGACATGAGATGACTCATACTGGTGAGTGTATCTGTATTTTAATAAGAATTACAAGTTTGACCTTGTTGAGATTAactaaattttattaatttttcgaaatatattaattattattttctattatttACAGGCGAAAAGCCCCACAAGTGCTCACGTTGTGACAAAGCATTTATTTTAAAGCGAATGCTAGTAGAACATGAAAAATCGCATATGTGTAAGTATACTGCAACATCAAACTCAAATAGTATGTTATTCTGATCTctgtttttaaatgtttttctgtCTACAGGCGACCAATAGTGCATTCCTAGTAAATCCATCGATTCAACATGTTACGCCTCCTTATCTCGTGGAACATCTATCTGCAA
The nucleotide sequence above comes from Armigeres subalbatus isolate Guangzhou_Male chromosome 3, GZ_Asu_2, whole genome shotgun sequence. Encoded proteins:
- the LOC134222753 gene encoding zinc finger protein 883-like, with protein sequence MSQFVILKIEPVENIIEESYAEVESVSHTSEPGSLTNEELVNETCEIVVSDYVMLKPDDDVDWNETVDEIEYAAKCKPKRSMKPLLKKKPVQSEDELKRKERTLYTVIKIPPRSHVCCGCLQIFTCAEDLEVHRQTNHVWKKESLTKPSEKVLCNGCLRKYDSTYGVNRHKKRVRALKKIWECKQCNLRLKVPGKRREHLKTHTDDDHVTVISQFKENIKQELAEMIAHAHASHWIDKQQANLESGHLPEQCQVCYRRFSNKVRLTSHQRRVYRQKNMECPHCDEKFSSTVLLNRHELNEHGIGTVQCEICEKTYSNKYTLSKHIEHMHTNDNIHQCNVCGLTFRQSGGLKKHMLNHIDDREYECKICSKTFKAKLNLQHHMRIHTGERPYKCRYCDHAFAHHTNCRRHEMTHTGEKPHKCSRCDKAFILKRMLVEHEKSHMCDQ